TTCCCAAGCCATGTGGACAGCATGTCACGGTACTCTCCTCTAGCTTTACCTCCTAACCAGACCTCGTCTTCTTAGGAAAAATCAGGAAGCTTTTTGAACAACTTAGTAAGACCACGAAACAAAAGAAGATGGACATATTTGTATAGGAGAGGAAGAACTCAATTTCATCCCGCAGGCTTTGGTGTCTGGCAGCCTTCAGGTGAGGGGCCACTGTCATTTAAATCTGGGTATTCCATGAATCACCAGAGTTAGGAACATTTTCCGGTAAGAATTGAAAACACGTGACCCTCTGTCTTCGTTCTCTTTCAAATCTCAAGCTTTAGATAACTCAAAGGCTGATCGGGGCCGTGCGGCTGTTACAATGTTCGTATTAACTCCTAACGAAGGGAGTGCATTGAGGTGAGAGCAAGcagtgaaggaaggaggggagaacgCAGCCTCTGCAAAGCTCATGGGGAGCGTGGGTCTCTGCAAGAGCCCTGGAAATGCTGAATGAAAACTGCTTTTCTGCGTACGAGCTGCCTGCCTGCTTCCCGAATGCCGCGTCTGCGGTAACTACAAACTACTTTGTATGCTGCATTAGTGACGCTGCCTTAGCCGGCACATCGTTACTACCGAGATAACGCTGGTGTGATGTTCACGTCCAGTgtcctttttaattattaaactgACGCTGCTGAATGAGTCATTCCACATACCAGATTTTCCTCCTGTGGTTCTATTTCAAGTGCCTAGCACCTTACTTCGTGTGTTCCACTAACACCTGAGTGGGTTCTTAGCCAGCTAGCCAGCCTGCAAAGCCTTTGCAGAACAAACAGTATTTTCCCAtctccaaacacacacagaccGCATAAAACACAAAACCGACAGAAAACTTTACAGTAGGGTCATCAGCAAACCCGAGATCTGAAAACACCCAGTTCCCCTCCGCCAGTCCCCAACTTACCAAGCGGCAGAGCGATGAAGAACGGTAGCCAGCACAGGATGAACATACCGACCACAATGCCCAAGGTCTTGGCCGCTTTCTTTTCCCTGGAGAACTTAAAAAGTTTGACAGCTATGGAACTCCTGGGGTTGTGGCCCTTGGCCTTGGTACTGCTGAGGGTGTCCTCATGAAAGTTCTTGGAGTGGATCCTCAGAGTCAGCTCCTTGGAGTTGGACATCTCTTTCATGACTCCGGCCTCCAGGTTCTTGGTGGTCCTCTTGGCAACGATGTAAACGCGACAGTACATGACCAGAATGACCGCCAGAGGGATGTAGAAGGAgcccagggaagagaagagggcatAGAAGGGTTCTTCAGTGACCCCACATTCCTTGTCATCGTTGGGCGCCGGCTCCTTCCACCCGAGGAGAGGTCCGATGGAGATGACCGTGGACAAGACCCAGACACTGAGGAGCGCCAAGATGGCCTTCCTCCGGGTGACCAGCGTGGGGTATTGCAGAGAGTAGCGCACCCCAATGTAGCGATCGATGGAGATGGCGCACAGGCTCAGAATGGAGGCCGTGCAGCACAGGACGTCCACGGCGGCCCAGATGTCACAGAAGATGCGTCCCAGCACCCAGTAGCCGAGCACCTCCAGGGCGGCCGAGAAGGGCAGCACGGTGAAGCTCAGCAGCAGGTCGGCAATGGCCAGGTTGACGATGAAGTAGTTGGTGGGCGTCCGCAGGTGACGGTTGCAGGCCACCGACAAGATGNAGCCGCCTCTGGGCTGACTGCACGGCGGTGACATCAGGCGGGGGAGCCCGGCGCCCTGACTCCGCGCGGCACTAGGGGGCAATGCGGGTCCAGCGAAGGCGCCCGCAGCCCCGACGTCGCCACCCAGGGCAGCCCCGGGGCCGGACGCGCCCCCCCAActccgtcccccccaccccccaccaactCGAGCCtcgggctggggtgggggaggagcgaCCTGAGCGTGGGGACCCCGGTCCCCCGCCCTGAGGTGGCCCGCTGCGATTCTTGCCCCTTCTAGTCTCCCTTCGGTCTCAAAAGTGGCGTGGGCTGCTTGCCGCTAATGGGGGGCGTCTGAGTCAGCACCCAGATTTAGGGGGATATGCAACTTGTGTGGCGCCTAAAAGCAGGATCTCAAGGTTAGGCAGGTGAGAGGGATNGGTGGAGGGGATTGGGATCACCCccaagacaccccccccccccccgcctcccgccTTTATGAAACCTCTCTGGTCTCTAATAAAGTCCAGAGGCTTCTCTTCATTCATTCGtttactcactcactcattcattcaccaaattgTTAACGTCCCCACTGTCTGCGCTGGGGGCATAGCAACTGAACCAAGGAGACAAAGACCCCTGCCTTCCAGGGGCTTACATTCTactgggaggagacagacaacaaacaaataagtagGCAAATTATGAGGTATGTCCTATGCGGGCAGGtgtaacagaaaataaagcaaggggGGAAATggaatgatgtgtgtgtgtgttgtgaggacgggaatttgaaattttaaatgggtTCTCACGAGGTCACTGAAGTGATGTTTGAGTCAAGAcctgaaagaaatgaggaagaagcTACTGGGCTCTCTGGGGTTGAGGGTG
The Ailuropoda melanoleuca isolate Jingjing chromosome 3, ASM200744v2, whole genome shotgun sequence DNA segment above includes these coding regions:
- the LOC100482658 gene encoding alpha-1B adrenergic receptor; the encoded protein is MSPPCSQPRGGXILSVACNRHLRTPTNYFIVNLAIADLLLSFTVLPFSAALEVLGYWVLGRIFCDIWAAVDVLCCTASILSLCAISIDRYIGVRYSLQYPTLVTRRKAILALLSVWVLSTVISIGPLLGWKEPAPNDDKECGVTEEPFYALFSSLGSFYIPLAVILVMYCRVYIVAKRTTKNLEAGVMKEMSNSKELTLRIHSKNFHEDTLSSTKAKGHNPRSSIAVKLFKFSREKKAAKTLGIVVGMFILCWLPFFIALPLGDTPENEWREVIIAKSCAMISEEVTAATCHGPCKPAITPGALLEPNITKSLK